From Pseudofrankia saprophytica, a single genomic window includes:
- a CDS encoding helix-turn-helix transcriptional regulator, translating into MTGSAGDHRGEVREFLTSRRARLSPQQAGLVAFGGNRRVPGLRREEVAALAGVSVVYYTRLERGNLVGVSESVLDAVSGALQLDEAEREHLFHLARAANATASARSRAGAERTRVPAGIQQVLDAITDAPADVRNGRRDILASNKLARALYSDIHAETVQPPNVARFTFLNPRARDFFVDWPTAAGDIVASLRTEAGRHPYDKPLSDLVGELSTRSEEFRIRWASHNVRHHVAGTKKLRHPVVGEIELAYQVLLLPGDIGMNLNVFTAAPDSPAQDALRFLASWAGSRTLPGSGAAWENSRTARP; encoded by the coding sequence ATGACAGGGAGCGCCGGTGACCACCGCGGCGAGGTGCGCGAGTTCCTGACCTCGCGGCGGGCGCGGCTGTCCCCGCAACAGGCGGGGCTGGTCGCGTTCGGTGGCAACCGCCGCGTGCCCGGCCTGCGCCGGGAGGAGGTCGCGGCCCTCGCCGGCGTCAGCGTCGTCTACTACACCCGCCTGGAGCGTGGGAACCTCGTCGGGGTCTCCGAATCGGTGCTGGACGCGGTTTCCGGCGCGTTGCAGCTCGACGAGGCCGAGCGTGAGCACCTGTTCCACCTGGCCCGTGCGGCGAACGCCACCGCTTCCGCCCGATCCCGAGCGGGCGCTGAGCGGACGCGGGTGCCGGCAGGTATTCAGCAGGTGCTCGACGCGATCACCGACGCGCCGGCGGATGTGCGCAACGGCCGTCGCGACATTCTCGCGTCGAACAAGCTTGCCCGTGCGCTGTACAGCGACATCCACGCCGAGACCGTGCAGCCGCCGAACGTCGCACGGTTCACCTTCCTCAATCCGAGAGCGCGGGACTTCTTCGTCGACTGGCCCACAGCCGCGGGCGACATCGTCGCCAGCCTGCGAACCGAAGCCGGTCGCCACCCGTACGACAAGCCGCTGTCGGATCTCGTGGGAGAGCTGTCCACCCGCAGCGAGGAGTTCCGCATCCGATGGGCATCGCACAACGTGCGTCACCACGTCGCGGGTACCAAAAAGTTGCGTCATCCGGTTGTCGGCGAGATCGAGCTCGCCTACCAGGTGCTCCTGCTGCCGGGAGACATCGGCATGAACCTCAACGTGTTCACCGCCGCGCCGGACTCCCCGGCACAGGATGCGCTGCGGTTCCTGGCCAGCTGGGCCGGCAGTCGCACCCTGCCCGGCAGCGGCGCGGCCTGGGAGAACTCGCGCACCGCCAGGCCCTGA
- a CDS encoding aldo/keto reductase, translated as MTVTTLTLNNGVEMPAIGFGVFQTPPRATVAAVQAALETGYRHVDTAAAYGNEREVGQAIADSGVDRSQVFIETKVWISDYGYEQTLHAYDKSAGKLGVDVIDLFILHQALPSAFDRTVAAYQALEKLLAEGKVRAIGVSNFMPDHLDALLKATDVVPAVNQVEVHPYFTQPAVQAADAGHGILTQAWSPIGGITSYRGKEGAISTFENPTIAAIGAEHGKSPAQVMLRWGLQQGRSVIPKSTKPARIAENFDVFDFDLTPAQLDALDALDTGVRGGPEPEDVTLQAFGRDIPEA; from the coding sequence ATGACCGTCACGACCTTGACCCTCAACAACGGGGTCGAGATGCCCGCCATCGGCTTCGGCGTGTTCCAGACCCCTCCGCGGGCGACTGTCGCCGCGGTTCAGGCAGCGCTGGAGACCGGGTACCGGCACGTCGACACCGCCGCCGCCTACGGCAACGAACGCGAGGTCGGGCAGGCGATCGCCGATTCCGGCGTGGACCGGTCGCAGGTGTTCATCGAGACGAAGGTCTGGATCTCCGACTACGGCTACGAGCAGACGCTGCACGCGTATGACAAGAGCGCTGGCAAGCTCGGTGTCGACGTCATCGACCTGTTCATCCTCCACCAGGCGCTGCCCTCGGCGTTCGACCGGACCGTGGCCGCTTACCAGGCGTTGGAGAAGTTGTTGGCCGAGGGGAAGGTCCGCGCGATCGGTGTCAGCAACTTCATGCCCGACCATCTAGACGCCCTGCTCAAGGCAACTGATGTCGTGCCGGCGGTCAACCAGGTCGAGGTCCACCCGTACTTCACGCAGCCCGCCGTCCAGGCCGCCGATGCGGGGCACGGCATCCTCACTCAGGCGTGGTCGCCCATCGGCGGCATCACCTCCTACCGCGGCAAGGAGGGCGCCATCAGCACGTTCGAAAACCCGACGATCGCCGCGATCGGCGCCGAGCACGGCAAGTCCCCCGCGCAGGTCATGCTGCGCTGGGGCCTGCAGCAGGGCCGATCGGTCATCCCGAAGTCGACCAAGCCCGCCCGTATCGCCGAGAACTTCGACGTGTTCGACTTCGACCTCACCCCGGCCCAGCTCGACGCGCTCGATGCTCTGGACACCGGTGTCCGCGGCGGCCCCGAGCCCGAGGACGTCACCCTCCAGGCCTTCGGCCGCGACATCCCCGAAGCCTGA
- a CDS encoding flavodoxin translates to MSELSTRRALLGAALAATAGAALVGCTSASDPEPGARDDATAKGSATVTAAPDSARSGRVLLAYFSRAGENYYYGGRRNLTVGNTEVLARSIAARIDCDVHRIEAADPYPDDYEATVARNVREQNADARPAIAKPLPSIAQYDVVLLAGPIWNVRPPMIMWTFTGALDFTGKIVHPVVTYAVSGLGRAAEDYGRACRGGTIRDGLAVLGETVADADADQQVSTWLTRAGLA, encoded by the coding sequence ATGAGCGAGCTCTCGACCCGCAGGGCGCTGCTCGGCGCGGCGCTGGCGGCCACCGCTGGCGCCGCGCTCGTCGGCTGCACGTCCGCATCCGACCCGGAGCCGGGCGCCCGCGACGATGCCACCGCGAAAGGAAGCGCAACCGTGACGGCCGCCCCTGACTCCGCACGGTCGGGACGGGTGCTGCTGGCGTACTTCTCCCGGGCCGGCGAGAACTACTACTACGGCGGCCGCCGGAACCTCACGGTCGGCAACACCGAGGTGCTGGCCCGCAGCATCGCCGCCCGCATCGACTGCGACGTCCACCGCATCGAGGCCGCTGACCCTTACCCGGACGACTACGAAGCCACGGTGGCGCGCAACGTCCGCGAGCAGAACGCCGACGCACGCCCGGCGATCGCCAAACCGCTGCCATCCATCGCCCAGTACGACGTCGTGCTGCTCGCCGGCCCCATCTGGAACGTACGACCACCGATGATCATGTGGACGTTCACCGGAGCGCTCGACTTCACCGGCAAGATCGTCCATCCGGTCGTCACCTACGCCGTCAGCGGCCTGGGCAGGGCCGCCGAGGACTACGGCCGCGCCTGCCGCGGAGGCACCATCCGCGACGGCCTGGCCGTACTCGGCGAGACCGTCGCCGACGCCGACGCCGACCAGCAGGTCTCGACCTGGCTGACCCGCGCCGGCCTCGCCTAG